Proteins from a genomic interval of Rosa chinensis cultivar Old Blush chromosome 2, RchiOBHm-V2, whole genome shotgun sequence:
- the LOC112184267 gene encoding protein MAINTENANCE OF MERISTEMS-like, producing MTEIGSIKIERTYEVLGNIFTRKTDQNVIRALEGTGFEHYARMNDLLSKSSESRKRITHSLPLLSLLVEKYNPGNKDFVLNDVTLAPTVDDVHHITGLPINGRKISEVMKKTYQNFGLKKLCEELLGKVPNNFGKKDILQFTWLKENFMIVPHDVERDSPIFEQYIRTYVLYVIGLTLFPTSSPSSVHTSFLECLRVIGEIKDLNWSSGVLDFIHTSLEKCKNKGKTIEGSTYTLLLSTDITIELLILHQLLLR from the exons ATGACTGAGATTGGTTCTATCAAGATT GAACGTACATATGAAGTGCTAGGTAATATATTTACTAGGAAAACAGACCAGAATGTGATCAGAGCCCTGGAAGGTACTGGCTTTGAGCACTATGCTAGGATGAATGATCTGCTTAGCAAGAGCAGTGAGAGCAGAAAGCGTATTACACATTCTTTGCCTCTCTTATCACTTCTGGTAGAAAAATACAACCCAGGAAACAAAGATTTTGTTCTCAATGATGTTACATTAGCTCCAACTGTAGATGATGTACATCATATAACAGGGCTGCCTATTAATGGCCGTAAAATATCTGAGGTCATGAAAAAAACGTACCAGAACTTTGGGCTTAAGAAACTTTGTGAAGAGCTTTTAGGGAAAGTTCCCAATAATTTTGGGAAAAAAGATATTCTTCAGTTCACTTGGCTCAAAGAAAATTTCATGATTGTACCTCATGATGTGGAGCGTGATTCTCCCATATTTGAGCAATACATACGTACCTATGTTCTGTACGTGATTGGCTTAACTCTGTTTCCTACATCTTCTCCTTCATCAGTGCATACTAGTTTTTTGGAATGTCTAAGAGTTATTGGTGAAATTAAGGACCTTAATTGGAGCAGTGGGGTGTTAGATTTTATCCATACGTCCCTTGAAAAGTGTAAGAATAAGGGTAAAACTATTGAGGGCAGTACATACACTCTGTTGTTAAGTACTGATATTACTATCGAGTTGCTAATTTTACATCAGCTGCTTTTGCGTTAA